Proteins from a single region of Platichthys flesus chromosome 16, fPlaFle2.1, whole genome shotgun sequence:
- the rgs9a gene encoding regulator of G-protein signaling 9a produces MTIRTARPDRVQHFPPRMHCLKKLEAIVVEMQDLKNGVKGSEQKLNVTTIPHVIAGKDIIAWIANKMKTPTEEAHVFCTMLVAYGYIYPLQNHKKLVMCNDTSLYRFQTPYFWPTQKWVADDSDYAIYLAKRNIRKKGMLEPYEQAHYNHLHKWLNHKWDFIVMQATEQYKAGKERKKPDRVVFDCQERAYWILNRPPRRTHSAIDCGPEHLFDPNADEKISFDQYRRMNIFYQQAIMRSKVKSSVSLGALVKYITTYKTHDPFLAPCLPSNPWQTDNDSYWNLNTRRVEIPTKMRVERWSFSLFELLTDLRGRDDFKVFLKKEFSGENLAFWEAAEVLKWGTASSMPSKAETIFKTFLAPGAPRWINIDGRTMGLTVKGLDHPHRYVLEAAQTHVFLLMKKDTFFRYLKSPVYKDMQKKALNPEAHNFSPAQLEQNAQNRSLGIHPIILWQQEEEENAKAAAASAPIDVKAMMSKIDRK; encoded by the exons ATGACAATCCGAACAGCCCGTCCTGACCGGGTGCAACATTTCCCTCCCCGTATGCACTGCCTCAAAAAG CTGGAGGCCATAGTGGTGGAGATGCAGGACCTGAAAAATGGAGTGAAAGGGTCGGAGCAGAAACTCAATGTCACTACCATCCCACATGTCATCGCTG GTAAGGACATCATTGCATGGATTGCCAACAAGATGAAGACTCCAACTGAAG AGGCTCATGTCTTTTGCACCATGTTAGTGGCCTATGGCTACATCTATCCCCTGCAGAACCACAAGAAGCTGGTCATGTGCAATGATACTAGCCTCTACCGCTTCCAG ACACCATACTTCTGGCCTACACAGAAATGGGTTGCAGATGACTCTGACTATG ccATTTACCTGGCAAAGAGGAACATCCGCAAGAAAGGCATGCTCGAGCCCTATGAACAG gCACATTACAACCACCTCCATAAATGGCTTAACCACAAATGGGACTTCATTGTGATGCAGGCCACTGAACAATACAA ggctggtaaggagaggaagaagccgGATCGTGTGGTGTTTGACTGCCAGGAGAGGGCTTACTGGATATTGAACAGGCCTCcg CGTCGTACTCACAGTGCTATTGACTGCGGTCCAGAGCATCTTTTTGATCCCAACGCAGATGAG AAAATCAGCTTTGACCAGTACAGACGCATG AACATCTTCTATCAACAAGCCAtcatgaggtcaaaggtcaaatctaGTGTTTCCCTCGGAGC ACTTGTCAAGTACATCACAACGTACAAGACCCATGACCCATTTCTGGCTCCGTGCCTACCCAGCAACCCCTGGCAAACAGACAATGACTCGTACTGGAATCTCAACACGAGGAG AGTTGAAATACCCACTAAGATGAGAGTGGAGCGCTGGTCATTCAGCTTGTTCGAGCTGCTGACGGACCTGCGAGGCCGAGATGACTTCAAGGTCTTCCTCAAGAAGGAGTTCAGTG ggGAGAACCTGGCTTTTTGGGAAGCAGCTGAAGTATTGAAGTGGGGCACTGCATCCTCCATGCCATCAAAAGCTGAGACCATCTttaa aACCTTCCTGGCCCCTGGTGCTCCCCGTTGGATCAACATTGATGGCAGGACAATGGGTCTGACAGTGAAAGGCCTGGACCATCCTCACCGCTACGTGCTGGAAGCAGCGCAGACACACGTCTTCCTACTCATGAAAAAG GATACATTCTTCCGTTACCTCAAGTCACCCGTGTACAAAGACATGCAGAAGAAAGCACTGAACCCTGAGGCTCATAACTTCAG TCCGGCCCAGCTGGAGCAAAACGCTCAGAACCGGAGCCTCGGCATCCATCCCATCATCCtctggcagcaggaggaggaggagaatgctAAGGCGGCTGCTGCCTCCGCTCCTATCGATGTAAAGGCCATGATGAGCAAAATAGATAGGAAGTAG